The segment TTGTTGTGGCTCTGAGTGAATGCAGACTTGGATATGTAGGTCCTGgttcatatttatttgtatttcatgcCAGTGATGCCATGTCATCAGCTGCAATATAAACACAACCAACAATccatttactgtttgtttcaaaACGCGTCTGAATGAAAGACCTTTAAGTGTTTGAGGTGTTCCATGGCATTTATAGAAAAGCCGAGATCAGAGTCATGTTGTAACACCATCAGGAGGGTAACTGTCCTCTGGAAAACAAGagatatttttctctttcctgcTGAAGCTCTTCCCATTTCTGCTGTAGCTCTGTCTTTTCCTTCTGCAGCTCTTCTCTCTGTAGGCCCAGTTCTTTGGCTTCCTCCTGCTGTGCTTTCCTCAACGACTTGATTTTCTTCCACTCTGCAGCTGCCTCTCTGGCATCCGCTGCACCTagcttctccagcagctccctCTGATGCTCCAGAGCCCGGGCCTCCTCCTTCTGCGCTCTGTTCAGTGCTTCAATATAGCGCCTGCTCTCGTCTCAACACCCGTTTTTCTCCTTCCAATGCTCTTGAACCTGGCAGCACACCTCTGTGAAAGACTACAAATTCCTTCAGGTCCAAATTCTCTAGCTGGCTAATTCTCAATCAAAGTGTTAATATCAGCCAGTAGCCCATTTGGTCAGTCTCTTCACGCCCTCTTTTAACATGCTATTTCTGTCTAGATCGAGGTTTGGGGGTATCTGGTCAATTTAATCCACATGAAACAAGAAAGATTTTGATTGAGATGAGGTAAAACATTTTCTACTCCTGTAAGAGGAGGGAATGAGGAAGACATGTATTAACTCATGAGATTCGTGTATTTGCCATGACAGTATTGTTGAAAGGCATCATTCATAAAGACACCtttgaaaacaattatttacaaactCTGACCTCTTTAAACTAAAAAAGCAGACCTGAATGCTGCATCTGCTCTGTGGAGGTGTCACCAGTGGCGTTTGAGCCATGTGAAGAAACTGGAGGAAACGGTTTGAGCCCGTCAGCCTTGAGTCTGGCAAACACCTCTTCAACATGTGGCGACGCAATTCGCTTGTTCTGCCACTTTCATTGCACTGCAACTTGTTCTTGCAAATGAGGCAGCGAGCAGCGTTCAACCTGTCCAGACGCTCATAGTGCCTCCAGATCAGACTATCCAGTTTGTGCCGGGTACATCTTACAGGACGGTTATCACCATCATCAAATGTCTCTCCCTGTCCAGCCGGTTCTGCTGGATCTCCCTGTGCAGCCGGGTCTGCTGGATCTCCCTGTGCAGCCATGCCAGTAACAGCAGAACTAATGTCAGATTCATTCATAGTTTCGTGGATGTCAGAGTCACAGTCCTCCAGAGCCGATTCCACAACAAATAGAGGAAATAAAGTTAGAAGGTCTTCAGTTAAATAAAATCGTACAATCTGACATTGAcagattgtgttttgtttgaccaACAATCCATAATCTAATTATAATCAtataaacagacacaaacagcaaaACCACAAACTTGAGAAGCAGGAGCAAATATTGACATTACTATAATAGGTCAAAAATGTGGGGATTAATTTActctaaatacatttttttgtcaagTATGTTTTATTAAAGAACGGCTTTATTGATAAGTCCTGTGAGCCAGATTTTAAAAGGTAACAGTCTCCTTCTTCTGCCAGAACATGAAATTAATATATAAGCTATAATCAGTGTATAAGCGAGAGGTTTCCACTTTGCTCTCTTTAATGCAGATATGGAGGACGAGTTCAGGTTCAATGTGGATACTGAAAATATAAGAAAGTGTTCAAAAATACTTACAGATACACTGATCTCATTGCACTCAATTAAACTACAACAAACtgaatttaagaataaaaactcCATCACCTTATATCTGCAGCGGGATCTGACccaacacatctgtaaactaaCCCATAGAGGACGTGTTGAACGGTACCAGAGCAGAGCTGCTCCCTGTCCCCGTGCGCCCCCTGGTGACTGCTCGGCCTCTGAACTTCCTGGCTAGGCGACCTCTCTGGGATGTTTGAGCTGCAGGTGTCTGAGCATGATGGTGGTGCTGCCCTGCTGTTTGGCCCTTGATTTCAAGGATTTAAAGAAGCACCAGGTCTGTGGCTCGTGGCTCCGGCGGCCTCCGCCGTGTTGTCCACGCAGCTCCGGTCCATTTACTGGGCTCTGTGTTTTCCATTGAACAAGTTTAATTGTGTTCATCAACAGTAAGAGCGGCATCACTAGTTTTAGGTGTGATGCTAAGTTAGGCTGAGCCATGCTATGCTTGTTGTGGCACGTCATATCCGGGCAGCccttgattttgttttccttccttttctcctcaTATGATTTGGCCGTGTTGTAGACGATAGATATATGGTGTAGACGCTGAGGAGCATCGCTGCTCCCCGCAGGATGAAATGTAACTAACACGGTTCATACTTCATACATAGCCCTCAATCATTAATAAGGCCAACAGTCAGGCCAATAAtaaatgtgaacatgtgaactATCTTACCAGATATCACTTGGCTAATAAACATAGGCCAATATAGTTATATATAATATGCAGAAAAATATTTACAGAATACATATGCAGGAGGGATGGATTCCCTGTGTTTATATATTAACTCTAATATATAAACAGCTTAATTCAagctctctctatatatatatatatatatattaattcatattattttggTATTCTACGGTTTAACCATATAACATCAAGCCTCATttacaaattgtgttttaatttgtcGTTATATATCGGCAGATATATGGGTAGATGTTAATGGatagattttattttactttcacacCTAACGATCAATGTGGCTCTAATGTTTAGGGTGCCTGTAGGATGAGAAGATTAGCATTGTCCTTGACAAGTCTAGAACACTGGGCAAGAACATCTGATTTACAAAGTTTGGgatattttaaaaatgtaataatgattTGATCAATACTCCttttcaaatacacaaacagggTTTGTTGGCAAGTACAggaacaatacattttttacagaaGTACACAACAAAGGTCTGACCAAAGGCACTAAATGAAgacaattgtatttatttaaggaAATGTTTGTCAGGCAGATGAACAGTAAAGTTACCCAACTTAAACACATTGTGCTCAAAAAGCCAaattatcatttaaaacaacagTTAAAGCGAAACATGATAAATATAACAGCTTTAAACAGAAATTCACACGCTGAAATCACAAACACTGAACAGAATGAACTGAGGGAAACCTTCTCCAcatcaaaacataaataaatacaaaatgtcttCCTTACACAGACAATTGTAAAGTCAATTTTTTGCAGTGAGCTGGCTGGTACAAGCATTGCCCTGCATATTAAATAGGTGGCATTTTATCAGTTTTCAGTGCAAAAAACAAAACGAATACAACTGTCAACAAGATGGTGAAAAGTCAGTTggaatgtattttaaaagtggTGGGTTGTGGATCATCCTGCAGgcaaatgtattaaaaacacTAAATGTAAACTTGATTCAGGGTTTTTGGAAAGCACTGTTGGGAAAGCGTGAGGTAAGCGTGCATCtgtctttaatattatttaggATATTCAGCAGAACTGAGATGCAGTGAGCGACTATAAAAACCGCACACCAACACTTCCTGCCTCGTTGTGTAAACACGTTGGTGAGGCACGCGTTTCTACTCTCACGCACGTCAAATCCAGTGGTTCTACTCAATGAAAAGCTCAGCAATGATTCAGGGTGACTGTAGCAAAACAGGGTGGGGTGGTGCCCCCCAAAGTCTGGATTTATACATCTGTAATAACTTTAAATGCATAGACTGATGAAACTCAATCTTGTAAAAACAAAGGAACATGTAAACACATGTAAACAatattttgaaacattttaacTCTAAATGTTGACAGTTGAACAATGAAAGGTTGCTTTTTTAGGACAAACCGGTTCCTGCTTATGTAAATGTTCAACCTGTTACTCCACCTATAATCTGTCCTATGTGTAAAACCAGCAGGCAGCGGGTAGTTTCCTCCTTCAGTCACTTTCAGCGGTTAAATAGATGACCACTGGTGACAAGTCTTTACAGCAGAAAACAGGTACTAACAATCCTATGAATCCATCTGAGCCAATTCACCTCTGTCTTTAcgtatgttgtgtgtttgtgtcaaacAGTCAGTATGGACCGAAATATCACTACAAATGTGGAATCTGTGATTCACTATCAACCtccttgaagctgcttgaagtaatttatttattattgcgGAAAATACTGAGAAGAGGCTCGTGTGGTTTGAggggtttaaatgtttttgataCCATGAAAACTAATCGAGCTTACCACAGCTGGTACATCTGAAAAGCAGGAAACTACACCTGCATACTTCCTCTGAGGACATCTACGGTTTAAGTGATACTCTAAAGTgtcatttaaaatgaagaatCACTATAAGAAAGGGGGATTTTGAGGGGCAATGCTAcaaattagacattttaatattcCTTTCTCTACATAGCTTATTGTAATCCCAGGTATTGTACGTGTGTCACGGCAGTTTATAACATAAAAACCTACAAGCCCTTCTGGGAATATTTTCAACAATTTGAATCTCGGCTTATTATTAcacactttctttaaaaaacaacaagctcCAGTATTCTTATTCTGAATTATCCACAGGTTGATCTCCACTGGTTTGTGATTTGTATTCTGACAGTGATCCTTCTGCAGCCGGCGAAGGATTTTGTTATTCAAATCACCCTCATGCTTTGTTATTCACATTCACCCCTGTGGTAAACACATTGTGCTTTTGGTGTTGGGAGAACATAACACCcaaatattttgaaaatatattatGTTCAGTAGAGATTCAAATGTTGGACTGTAAATTACAGTTAAATTTGAACCTCAGAGTGTCTGAATTAACACCTTGTACAGACTGTGTGGGACACAAACATTATGTCAGTGGTTATTCAcaaactcttgtgattctcaaacaTTTATCATGACCCAGATTTTTTGCAAAAGAATTTTAGAAGCCAGTATTGGGTATATGCTTGTGCACCTGGGTCTAGCAGTTTTTTTTCCATAGTTAATGAAACCTCCAACTCCTCACCTGCTGGTTCGATAATTTTCCTAAGAACCCccgaaaaggagaaaaaaatgacaaaaacattcTGGCATATCTTAAGGATAAGGTACTTATTTTGCTGTCTACATTCATGTACCCATGCAAACTGTTTAGGGTGAAAATATTGCGAGAGCCGAGCAGTTTTGATTTGGGCCAATATTTGACAACGGTGTGGTGATTTAATAACATGCGCCACATATCAGTCTTGTTTGGGAGGAAATTTGTAGTCACGACTCCACGAGTTCGTTAAATTCTCTCAAAGCGAAAGAATATCTGATCATTGTGGATCATGTCTACTTTTTTGGCATGGTAGACTTTGGCAGCCTTAACTCTATACAGAGCTTTCTTTTGAGAATCTGAATAATGGAGCTGTGAATGACAATTTAGTGTAAAAGCAAATAGCAACTGTGAGGAAACAAACTTCTGCGACACATTTGTATTCTCTCAATCAAAATATTCGGatcaaaatgtgaaaacacaaagtagTCGTGTGTAATGTAAACTGCCAAAGCAGCAGAATTAAAGAAGCGACATTCAGAGCCCAGTTTAGTCAGACATGTAGTAGATGCACTGGTTGTATAAATATAATTAGTTCTTGTTTCTCTGCAGAGCCTCACACAAGTTGTGGTTGGGATCCGGCTCCTCACTCATGATCTCAACGCACTCCCATTCTCCGCTACAGCTGGACCGCTTCACGGCCTCCACCACCGTCTGCACATACAGACCATCCTCAAATGTTGGTGCCATGGCCACTGGTCCTTGCGCCCATGACCTGCGCTCCTCGTGAGCCTGAAAAGACTCTCTCAGCGCCTTCACCATGGAGCTCAGCCCCCGCAGGTGAGGCAGGGGCATCTCTTTCAACTCGGGCCCCACCCACCCGCTGTCGCCTAGCAACAGCTCCTCACCGTTACTCCCGTTGCGTTGACCATACAGTTCCGTGCCTCTGGCAACCAACCTCCCAGTGGATCCAACCACCATAACCTCGTGTACGAATGACCCCGGCATGTTGAAGTTCAGGGTCACGGTGCAGCACACACCACCAGAGCGAGAGCCAGTTCCACCCATCAACATTTGGAAGAAGCAGAAATCGTCACTGGTGACGCGGCGGATGCCTCGGATCAAACCATTCTGTTGTACAAAAGTCCGCAGTAAGCCGTGCACGCGCTGGGCTCGGGCACCAGTCAGGTAACTTAAAAGGTCGATGATGGCAGAGCCGACAGTGTGCAGACCACCTCCTCCCATCAGCTCCTCGCAGGTCCAGCCGTACGACTGGTCCAGGAGGCTCGGGCCGTAGACCCGAACATCGCACACCTGCATTTCACCCACATACCCCTCCACCAGCAACTGACGCATTGCAACAAAAGCTGGCAGGAAGCGCAGGGTATTACCCATAATGCTGAGCAGCTGGGGATAGTATCTGGCGGCAGTCACCATCTTGAATGAATCCACAGCAGTCGCAgctttctcacacacaacatTCTTTCCTatacctgcagagagagagagagaaacagatagTTGAGGTTAATTTCGTCAATGGTATCTAAGGTAAAGACAATAAACATACAATAGATTATAAATTCCAAGACATAGTCTTTCATAATGTTTGTGAGTTTAGCAattcattttcttctttcaaAAAATGTGCACATGTTGCCGGTAAAGGGGGTGAGTTTTGTTTGAACTCACTCTGATTCTTAATTTGTCTTTAGTTACTATGTTCACACTAAATTTTGGACAATTTCAGTACAAATTTATTAAATGGCTCTCTGAACAACAAAATGTAGGTTTAATTGCACCGGGCTGTTTTTGGAACTACATTTGTTTTAGCTAGATATACTAGTTTACTAAATATCATTTGAAGTTGCGGTGTGTATTTGATGCCTCAGTGCTTGGCCACACAAAGGAGCTGATGGCTTCCCATGGTCCAGTTCCTACGGTTTTGTATGGACAAACAAAAAGTCAACTTTCACATGTGTTAGCAGAGGGTGTTAGCGGAGTGGGTATGGACATTTTTTATCTGTGGAGATCGGCAGCCTTCACTACCCCTTCTAATCAGTGTTGTGGATAAATCCTTCTGCGGGACAAACTCAGGAAGTTGCAACTAAAACAGGAAGTTGAAGTCAACACTCAGGAATTCCATCAGATACAGTAAGTTAACTCTACACATCTACTCTCCTCTGATACAGTGTGTTGATTATTGCATCAGTTTTACGAGCAGAAGGTGTGGTTAATTGATAAGACTGAAAAATTGATaagcttttttccccctccaatGACTAAATTTTTTGTAGGTTACAGCTGTGATCTCTATTAATTAATATCTCAAGCATAAACCCTGAGAAATATATTACAGGAGAAGATAGTTCAATTCCAGTAGAAACATGTCTTAGTGAGTAATGTCATCATAATTGTCATCATAGTCAAAAAATTCAAATCTGTTCCACAGTTGACCTGCCACGCCCAGTCAGGTCGTATTTGAAGTTTGTGTTCCTCAGATGCTCATACAGTGTAAGAGGAATCGGAAAATCGGAAGaaaattttatgtttttgttgacCCAATAAATGAATTCAGCTGTTTATCGAATAATATCCACCGATATTCAGTGTTGTATGTTTTATGGTTTGTAATAGACTGCATGTATGTAAGCTCAGCACATATATTAATTGTAAACTTATGTGTACAAGGTTGTATGACAGTTCTGTAAAAGAGTATGTTCATTCACAAGCTCTCACCCAGTGCTTTGACAGCAATCTGCCTCGTCATTGAGGGAGGAATATAGATGCAAACGAGGTCGACATCctggtgcagcaggacgtcATCAGATCGGCTGGTGTGAAATGGTATTCCAAGCTCCTTGGCCAAGCAGCCTGCCTCCTCTTCGCTTCGGCCCCAGAGCGCATGAACCTCAAAGCCCTCAGCTTTTAACAGTGGGACCAGCACCCGGGCTGTGCTCCCTGTGCCAAACACACCCACTCCTGGCAACATGGCAGCGCCATTCACTGTGACCTCAGCTCAAAACCATAGTCAGACTCTCCAACATCCTAGGGGCCTGGGATCCACTTGTCTGACAACGTGAATTTATCTGTTAAAAGAAGAGCAGAGTATTAAAGCTGTGTCACACTCAAAATCGCTTGTTTatacataacaataaaacaatttctGAGTTAAAATTACTGTTGCTTTaagacataaaaaacacaaacaacaaaagttGCTCTCTTTATAGTTATGTGGAAAAGTACAGCACAAGACGTTATTAAATCTATACAACACTCATATGATAACTAAAACAACAGATAGTAACTTCCCTCATGGCACAATATCTatgttattgatttgatttatctCCCAGCTCTAGTGActatacaaacaaacaggacaaaCATGTCTGATGGAGGCTCAGCCCAGTTTTTATTATCTCCAGTCTCTGACAGCCCCTTACATTGTGTCCTGCTACATAGTCAGCATACCATTCCTCAGATATCTCACACCAACCAAAAGTAAACGTCATCTCTATCTCTGCAGCACTTGTAATGTATGTCTGTGTGGGCGTGTGACCTTATCCACGTTAAGGATATGTCATTCAGTAAACTAAACAGAACATAACAGGGTTCATCATTCTGCTACTTGTTCACACACTTCAATAGGAAATACTGTGCAGCCAGCTCAGTTGACCTGAGGCCTTAACTCCTCCTTTTACTTCGGTGATTTCCTGGTCTGACTCTTTAGAACCTTTAAGTCCTGTGAGGATTTGAGTCATATGCACCTGTCCGCAGATTTAGACCTGCACCGATCAGCTGATTAACTGATTAGTAAAGCACTGTCAAAACATTGCCAACTTCATGTAGGAGGAAATTACACCTGGTATTTTCCTACACTGGGAATATGTATGTTCTGAGGTGTGACGGTGTTTAAAAGCTGCATCGAGCTGGAGGACGAGCAGGTTTATTACTTAACTGAGGAATAATGTGGAGGAGCAGATAATTCATAATTATGTTATGAACGTGTATTCGTGGGAGAAGAGTTGATGTTAAGCTGGCTCGGTGCCTCACTTGTGTGATGTGCAACTGAGTGTGTTTGAACCTGCATTACGCTTGTAGCCAGAGCTCAAACAAATATACGTTTACAAGGCTGACAGCAGTTGAAcaaccccccccttctctctgtcagacacacatacacgccAGTGAAAACCTAGCTGTGCTATTGGTCAGATAACAAAGCCACGCCACACTGGTTTCGCTGTGTGGATCGATAATAGCTTGATATTAGCGATAGTTACTGTgatatcacaaacacacagaaagcgGCTAATATGTTTTATCTAACAGTCGCATACTGGTAATGTGCTCCGGATGTAACCACGGCTCCAACTCCCCAGCTAGCCCCACTCAGCTGCTCCACCCTGGGCTTATTGATAACGTTAGCTAGCACGTACAGCTAGCCGGCTAGCGAGCCGCAAAGACAGTCAAAACAAACTAGCAACAAACACTCGCACTTCGTTGTGGTTAGTATGtcgagtcagtgtgtgtgtagacggGACAGAAACACAGTGAGGTGTTATCTACCTTCagtaaccagcagcagcagcagcagaggctccGGTGGAGGAACTGGGAGCTGAGTCGGGCGCTGCCCAGTTGCTAATGGTAACTTCAGGACGACAGGCAGCAGtgcagtgaggggggggggggggagctcgaGATAGTGCACAGGCTGGAGATGGGTCACCGGTGgagaactcacacacacaagccgcCACTCCACAGTGAAGAATGTGGACTAGAGTGAGACGCGTTGTTTTATGTCTGAAACAGGTCAAAATCCATTTGATAACCACGGAGGCCGTTTCATATGTCACGTTTTTAATTGAAAGGTATAGAGAGAAGTTAAAAGACAAAACTGCCACACAGAATGAAAAGATGGAGACACAGAACGATTACAGATGTACACAAATGACCACATAGAGACATACAAtgacaggagacacaaaaaagACTATGAAGATGCAGTAAATTACCACATACAGACATTAAATTACCACACGGACACACAAAAGGACCATATAGAGTAGACATAGAATGGCAAAAAAGACCCTTAAAGTGACCACAAAGTGAGACACAAAATGATCACACTTAGACTTTGAAAACGACTACATAGAGACACAAAACGACTGAGGTACACAAAGTGACTACAAAGATATTCAGAACGATTACTTAGAGTTCAGGGCTATGAAGCATTTACTGGGTTGGttatacacaaaaacaacacaacgtaTGTCatcgttttgttttttcaatccATTCATTACCGAAGGTGTGCCCATGGAACAGGAACAGTTGATCAGCCATTAGCTGCTGGGCGTTTCCCAGTGAGTTAGTGTGCTGGCCTAGAATGTTTTGATATGCAGTCTATGGACAGCTTTGCTATTGTTGACAGATACATCATATATAAGGGACATTattatacacacatttatttaatttatta is part of the Pleuronectes platessa chromosome 1, fPlePla1.1, whole genome shotgun sequence genome and harbors:
- the gfod2 gene encoding glucose-fructose oxidoreductase domain-containing protein 2; the protein is MLPGVGVFGTGSTARVLVPLLKAEGFEVHALWGRSEEEAGCLAKELGIPFHTSRSDDVLLHQDVDLVCIYIPPSMTRQIAVKALGIGKNVVCEKAATAVDSFKMVTAARYYPQLLSIMGNTLRFLPAFVAMRQLLVEGYVGEMQVCDVRVYGPSLLDQSYGWTCEELMGGGGLHTVGSAIIDLLSYLTGARAQRVHGLLRTFVQQNGLIRGIRRVTSDDFCFFQMLMGGTGSRSGGVCCTVTLNFNMPGSFVHEVMVVGSTGRLVARGTELYGQRNGSNGEELLLGDSGWVGPELKEMPLPHLRGLSSMVKALRESFQAHEERRSWAQGPVAMAPTFEDGLYVQTVVEAVKRSSCSGEWECVEIMSEEPDPNHNLCEALQRNKN